The nucleotide sequence AAATGCCTTCATGTTTTTCTTCATCTCGATCATTTTAGCGATCTTGTGCGAGTACATTGGTTTAATGTTTGTAAAATCTAGAGGATGGGCAGCTTATTACATTGCTGGGGAAAAAAATAGCTCCATTTTAATTGCCGATAAAGAGCGGCGAAATATTGTGAATGACTCTAGAAACATCAAAATTTAAATAAGAGATGAACTGCTCATGAGGGCACCTTAAAAAAAATTGCTTTTCCCCAAAAAATAGAGGCTGGTACCCTTGCAATCTCGTTGTGTATTCTCAATAAATCGAACTTATTCTCAACAAGCCTGAATTAATCGAGGTGTCCATGACTCTAGATGAGAATTCCCTGATATATAAGAGCTGGGAACTGCCCCACTATGTCACTTCTGAACTGGCCCTAAAGCGGAGCAAGTACTGTATTTGCATCTTTGTCATTAATGAAGGGGAAAAAATCAGGATGCAGTTAGAAAGCATGTGGAAAATTTCTCAAACTATTGATGTGATTATTGCCGATGGCGGCAGTACAGATGGCTCTCTGGAACTGGACTTTCTCAAGAGCGTTTCTGTCCGAACTTTGTTGACTAAGCAGGATAGGGGGAAGTTGAGCACTCAAATGCGCATGGCTTTTGCCTATGCCCTGCTAGAGGGTTATGAGGGAATCATCACCATTGATGGTAATAATAAGGACGAACCCTCTGCGATTCCCTCTTTTGTCCAGGCACTAGATGGGGGATTCGATCACCTCCAAGGTTCTCGCTTCATCCGAGGTGGGAAGGCAATCAACACTCCCTGGGAGCGATATTGGGCTGTCCGACTGGTTCATGCCCCTTTAATTAGTCTGGCGGCAGGTTTCCGCTACACTGATACTACCAATGGATTTCGTGCCTACAGTCGGAGATTGTTGCTCGACCCCCGAGTTGCTCCCTTTCGCCATGTTTTCTCAGGTTATGAACTTCACTACTACCTTGCCATTAGGTCGGTTCGCTTGGGCTACAAGACTAAGGAGTTACCTGTTACTCGGCGCTATCCGGCCAAGGGACCGACACCGACGAAAATTAGCCCGCTCAAAGGCAATTTCCTGGTGCTGCAAACCCTATTCAAAGCCTGCCTACATCAATTTAATCCGCCTCAGCGGTTAGGTTAAAAGATATCGAGAATGGACTTGACATGAGGACTGCTATTGTTGGCTACACTGGATTCGTTGGGAGTAATCTCATTCGTCAGAGAAAATTTGACGATTTTTATAATTCTCAAAATATTGAATCTATTGTTGGAGGTGATTTTAAGCTGATAGTTTGCGCTGGGGCACCTGCTGTAAAGTGGTTGGCGAACAAAGAGCCAATTAAGGATAGAGAAAATTTGCAGCGATTAATAGACTATTTGGGAAAAGTCTCAGCTCAGAAAATCATCTTAGTATCTACGATTGATGTGTATCCCGTACCTGTTGAGGTAGACGAAGACACGAGAATTGAGGTTGAGAGCTTGTCCCCCTATGGCAAACATCGGCTAGAACTGGAAACATTTGTGCGTGACCATTTTAATTCGCTGATTGTCCGTTTGCCCGGTCTTTTTGGGAGTGGATTGAAGAAGAATATTATCTATGATTTACTGAACGACAATATTGGCGATTGGATAGATAAAGACAGCGTGTTTCAGTTTTACAATTTGGAGAATCTCTGGGGAGATATTCAAACTGCGCTAGAGCATGATCTAAAGTTAGTCAATTTTGCCACTGAGCCTACGAGTGTCAAGGTAGTTGCCGCTGAAGCCTTTGGCTTTGAGTTTGCGAATAAGCCTCAGAAAAATCCGGTTCGATATGATATTAGGACTAAATATTTAAAGCTTTTTAATGGTTTTGAACCTGGTTATCTGTACAGTAGCAATCAGGTATTGCAAGAGTTAAAGGAGTTCGTATCGAAATAGGTACTATTAAAGCAAAGCTCGTAGAATTATCAAAGGCTGAATTGATGAAAGTTGCTATTTCCAACATTGCTTGGCAAGTAGAAGAAGAAGAGGCAATCGCCATAATTATGCAGGAACTCGATATCAAAGGAGTCGAGATTGCACCCACTAAGATTTGGGAGTCTCCCCTTACGATAGCAGATGGTGAAATTGAGCTCTACAGGAACTTTTGGCAGAGTCGAGGGATTCAGATTGTAGCGATGCAGGCACTTCTATTCGGCAGACCTGATTTGACAATTTTTCAGGATGCCCAGAAGCGAAAGGAAACATTTGAGTATCTCTCAGGTATGATTCAACTGGGAAGTAAATTGGGAGCCCGTACCCTCGTATTCGGCTCACCTAAAAACAGAAAAATTAGCAACATAGAGTTACAAGAAGCTGAGGAAATTGCCCTTTCGTTCTTTTATGAATTAGGAGAGGTAGCCAAAAAGAATGGCATTATATTTTGTATTGAACCGAACCCTAAAGCCTATAGCTGTGACTTTGTTATCAATTCAAGCCAAGGCTTAGAACTAGTTAATAAGACTAATAACGAGGGTTTTGGGCTTCATTTAGATGCCGCTGGAATGACTTTGAGTGAAGAAGTGATCGAACTAGCACTGAAGCGATGTTTCAGTCGATTATGCCACTTTCACATTAGTGAGCCCTATCTGGTGCCAGTAGGTGAAGGTGGTGTTGATCATCAGACTTTTGCTAATACTCTAGCCAATCTTAACTATGATGGCTGGACATCGATTGAAATGAGGGCACAAAGTCCAAATTTAAATAGTTTTAACATTGCTAAGATGCTGAGGTTGGCGATTAAGTATTATGGCTGAAATTAGTGTTTGGCTTCTCAATAGATTGGGCAGCTAGGACAGAATTCTGCACATTCTCCAACAGAAGAATCTATTCTTCATGACGCAGACTGAGGTCTAGGATGGATTCAGGAGACTTAACATCGTAGACTTTGAGAGTGTCTCGTTTGACAACCTCTTGCGAGCTCACAGCAACTTTCTCAACCACCACACGTAGTTCGTAATCCA is from Synechococcus sp. PCC 7336 and encodes:
- a CDS encoding glycosyltransferase family 2 protein, giving the protein MTLDENSLIYKSWELPHYVTSELALKRSKYCICIFVINEGEKIRMQLESMWKISQTIDVIIADGGSTDGSLELDFLKSVSVRTLLTKQDRGKLSTQMRMAFAYALLEGYEGIITIDGNNKDEPSAIPSFVQALDGGFDHLQGSRFIRGGKAINTPWERYWAVRLVHAPLISLAAGFRYTDTTNGFRAYSRRLLLDPRVAPFRHVFSGYELHYYLAIRSVRLGYKTKELPVTRRYPAKGPTPTKISPLKGNFLVLQTLFKACLHQFNPPQRLG
- a CDS encoding sugar phosphate isomerase/epimerase yields the protein MKVAISNIAWQVEEEEAIAIIMQELDIKGVEIAPTKIWESPLTIADGEIELYRNFWQSRGIQIVAMQALLFGRPDLTIFQDAQKRKETFEYLSGMIQLGSKLGARTLVFGSPKNRKISNIELQEAEEIALSFFYELGEVAKKNGIIFCIEPNPKAYSCDFVINSSQGLELVNKTNNEGFGLHLDAAGMTLSEEVIELALKRCFSRLCHFHISEPYLVPVGEGGVDHQTFANTLANLNYDGWTSIEMRAQSPNLNSFNIAKMLRLAIKYYG